In one window of Burkholderia sp. NRF60-BP8 DNA:
- the phnT gene encoding 2-aminoethylphosphonate ABC transport system ATP-binding subunit PhnT, with protein MNPVETTLTHPGAFGAAEPHATLRSGAPGGVQIEHLSVRYGARTVLDDLSLSIGAGEFLTVLGKSGCGKTTLLRFIAGFVKADGLTGTLTVAGRDLTYAPPHKRNLGLLFQNYALFPHLSVFENVAFGLRARGMASSEVTRRVADALKLVQLGDAGHHLPAQLSGGMQQRVALARALVIEPDVLLLDEPLSALDANLRASVRSELKALHERLPNLTVVCVTHDRDDALVLSDRALLMRDGHIAQLGTPQQLYDAPRDGYVARYLGPANLLPPHVIFPLGDPRHEVRGKVACVRPERLTVMPPAAGGLHGTVSSVEWQGADLSIAVVIDAAPDEPVRVTMQRGRGAAPERGARVSLHCEADDVVLIEP; from the coding sequence ATGAACCCGGTGGAAACCACCCTGACCCATCCCGGCGCATTCGGCGCCGCCGAACCGCACGCGACGTTGCGGTCCGGCGCGCCGGGCGGCGTGCAGATCGAACACCTGAGCGTGCGCTACGGCGCACGCACGGTGCTCGACGATCTGTCGCTGTCGATCGGCGCCGGTGAATTTCTGACCGTGCTCGGCAAGAGCGGCTGCGGCAAGACGACGCTGCTGCGCTTCATCGCCGGGTTCGTGAAGGCCGACGGCCTGACCGGCACGCTCACCGTGGCCGGGCGCGACCTGACCTATGCGCCGCCGCACAAGCGCAACCTCGGTCTGCTGTTCCAGAATTACGCGCTATTCCCGCACCTGTCGGTGTTCGAGAACGTCGCATTCGGGCTGCGCGCACGCGGCATGGCGTCGTCGGAAGTGACGCGCCGCGTCGCCGACGCGCTCAAGCTCGTGCAACTCGGCGATGCCGGCCACCATCTGCCCGCGCAACTGTCGGGCGGGATGCAGCAGCGCGTCGCGCTGGCCCGCGCGCTCGTGATCGAGCCCGACGTGCTGCTGCTCGACGAGCCGCTGTCGGCGCTCGACGCCAACCTGCGTGCGTCGGTGCGCAGCGAACTGAAGGCGTTGCACGAGCGCCTGCCGAACCTGACCGTCGTCTGCGTGACGCACGACCGCGACGACGCGCTCGTGCTGTCCGACCGCGCGCTGCTGATGCGCGACGGCCACATCGCGCAGCTCGGCACGCCGCAGCAGTTGTACGACGCGCCGCGCGACGGTTACGTCGCGCGCTATCTCGGCCCGGCGAACCTGCTGCCGCCGCACGTGATCTTCCCGCTCGGCGATCCGCGCCACGAGGTGCGCGGCAAGGTCGCATGCGTGCGCCCCGAGCGGCTGACGGTGATGCCGCCCGCGGCGGGCGGCCTGCACGGCACCGTGTCGTCGGTCGAATGGCAGGGCGCGGACCTGTCGATCGCGGTCGTGATCGACGCGGCGCCCGACGAGCCCGTGCGCGTCACGATGCAACGCGGCCGCGGCGCGGCCCCCGAGCGCGGTGCGCGCGTGTCCCTGCATTGCGAGGCAGACGATGTCGTCCTTATCGAGCCCTGA
- the phnU gene encoding 2-aminoethylphosphonate ABC transporter permease subunit, with protein MSSLSSPETGLPPHVLASAAAHAAAARRRRRMGDLHLAALAIVVLGPLVVYPLVKLVLLSVSGDHGLSFAAYRTFFGNPDTRNVLLTTLGVLFASAGTASVLGVLLAALLFFRPFPGASLVTRFLELYVAFPSFLVAFTLIFLYGSQGSISIALQHLFHLENPPLDFLFGIGGVILAQTVFYTPFVVRPTLASFATLDLRLIEAARSLGAPGWMLARRVVLPIAWPGIAAGTVLCFLLTLNEFGILLVLGSARLVTLPVAIYSSATVDLDLPTASAGAVVMLSLSLALYTVYRRVNRRATGGNDVR; from the coding sequence ATGTCGTCCTTATCGAGCCCTGAAACCGGCCTGCCGCCGCACGTGCTCGCGTCGGCCGCCGCCCATGCCGCCGCCGCGCGGCGTCGCAGGCGCATGGGCGACCTGCACCTGGCCGCGCTCGCGATCGTCGTGCTCGGCCCGCTCGTCGTCTATCCGCTGGTGAAGCTCGTGCTGCTGAGCGTCTCGGGCGATCACGGGTTGAGTTTCGCCGCGTACCGGACCTTCTTCGGCAATCCCGACACGCGCAACGTGCTGCTGACGACACTCGGCGTCCTGTTCGCGAGCGCTGGCACCGCGTCGGTGCTCGGCGTGCTGCTGGCTGCGCTGCTGTTCTTCAGGCCGTTCCCGGGCGCGTCGCTCGTCACGCGCTTCCTGGAGCTGTACGTCGCGTTTCCGTCGTTCCTCGTCGCGTTCACGCTGATCTTCCTGTACGGCTCGCAAGGCTCGATCAGCATCGCGCTGCAGCACCTGTTCCATCTCGAGAACCCGCCGCTCGACTTCCTGTTCGGGATCGGCGGCGTGATCCTTGCTCAGACCGTGTTCTACACGCCGTTCGTCGTGCGGCCGACGCTCGCGTCGTTCGCGACGCTCGACCTGCGGTTGATCGAAGCCGCGCGCAGCCTCGGCGCGCCCGGCTGGATGCTCGCGCGCCGCGTCGTGCTGCCGATCGCGTGGCCGGGTATCGCCGCCGGCACCGTGTTGTGCTTCCTGCTGACGCTGAACGAATTCGGGATTCTGCTCGTGCTCGGCAGTGCGCGGCTCGTTACGTTGCCGGTTGCCATCTACAGCAGCGCGACCGTCGATCTCGATCTGCCGACCGCATCGGCCGGCGCGGTCGTGATGTTGTCGCTGTCGCTGGCGCTGTATACGGTTTATCGCCGGGTGAACCGGCGTGCGACGGGAGGAAACGATGTCCGCTGA